A window of the Fusarium poae strain DAOMC 252244 chromosome 3, whole genome shotgun sequence genome harbors these coding sequences:
- a CDS encoding hypothetical protein (BUSCO:982at5125), with amino-acid sequence MAGKQPGVWKTPLTLNNDTNDSSFPGLQPTASPEVNNKIEYEELQQNEILALEAIYGDDFVMHSETQSAWKKTEPHFDIRIKASKDEDFACTLSFVMTATYPKSPPLITLKKYDLKEVTQFKIQKFLETKPKLFAQDEQEMIDQIVEGVRDILEDAAQAKADGKHLPSLEEERERHEAYLAKLAQEKKEAEELKKMEETQEEERVMAEMLQQQIDRQKQKAKESKRRPNGNSHQELTASTETDEMVEFDQFCNTTDKSGNTIIFKSVAGKCDPRQGPVSVVYTVRPVLANGQGSLTMALKETILRNTSKDSKEFKLQLQSLESRLQDLKTVKRIHHRHLVEVLDFRVQAGLASDPTVANAWTISVLSPLAEKGPLEELLELAGQIEIGKVRSWTRDLLDALNFLHNKNIAHQDIHPGNILLFREATGEIIPKISDAWYQREIHSINSHKSGLPGLHTAKSAYWLPPEIAGTSKPQYTFKTDIWDFGVVFVQMIFGLDVLRTYSSPKNLMESVTLSHSLHELVSRFFREDKQKRPRAFELGSSEFLATDAPVLFDDTSAILSSSPATSFQPIPKFRRDSTTHRGPSLSRYTEDFVEEGRLGKGGFGEVVKARKKLDGQIYAIKKITQRSQASLTEILKEVRLLSQLSHPAVVRYYNTWVEEIPDQGDTEDDTSTDYFTEENTQGTESAGIDIQFATSTGGLDFISSNAGVDYGFEESDEDEDEDDSEEEDTSDSEDESPDEMSIHRVVSPDKERNAVFQRRARYQRSYRTILYISMEYCEKRTLRDLIARNLYKNTAEIWRLFRQVLEGLAHIHGLSIVHRDLKPENVFISSSSDGIDNVKIGDFGLATSGQFSVEKATTANTLETDDMTRSIGTAYYSAPEVRSTVNGIYSTKVDMYSLGIIFFEMCYLPMMGMQKADVLGQLRRPQPVLPSDFKPAEKAQTDIVLSLVNHNPKERPSSTDLLKSGKLPVQMESETIRRTLAGLADPSSPYYRKMLSTLFAKRMEPAKNYAWDMSSANMSPQELLNQGLVKQELVSIFRRHGALETPRGIIYPKSTHYGDNAVQLLDPNGNVLQLPYDLTLGNARIMAKQTNGPVVQRTFTFGNVFRDKQDMGQPLMFGEVDFDIVTTDTLDLALKEAEVLKVIDEIIHTFPSLSTTAMCFHLGHSDLLHLIFEHCGIEPASRSGAADVLSKLNIHNYTWQKIRIELRSPTVGVSATSVDELQRFDFRDTPNKTFAKLKTLFEGSDMYQRASPTIAHLKEVVEYCKHLSVGTKVYINPLNSLKEAFYTGGVLFSCLYDKKVKDVFAAGGRYDQLIKEHRPKVGSQFGERHAVGFSLAWERLAKPPKAGGRSFLKKAEEESNGLFNTRRCDCLVASFDAAVLRSSGVEILQTLWAHDISAEMAKDARSPEDLMSKHRDETYSWVIIIKQDSILKIKSMGRKDVPDADIPTTQLLAWLRNEIRERDSRSVVKLRGNSTADSSSGDKESEQEVRVLVAQTRSKKFNRRTVVEQAQVSASSLVRSFLEGPVLAIETTDQVMDLMRETCLSEPDGWRQVEHSVTTTEKKYIREIHDQLDTWRYTYEKKNGSRHAFLYNFRSGNCVYYDLGA; translated from the exons ATGGCGGGGAAACAACCTGGGGTATGGAAGACGCCCTTAACTCTCAATAACGACACCAATGACTCAAGCTTCCCCGGTCTCCAACCTACTGCGAGCCCGGAGGTCAACAACAAAATCGAATATGAAGAGTTACAACAGAACGAGATCCTCGCCCTCGAGGCTATATATGGCGACGACTTTGTTATGCATTCGGAAACCCAAAGCGCCTGGAAG AAAACCGAACCACACTTTGACATACGGATAAAGGCATCTAAGGATGAAGACTTTGCTTGTACGTTGAGCTTTGTCATGACTGCCACCTATCCGAAATCCCCACCTCTTATCACCCTGAAGAAGTATGATCTTAAGGAAGTCACCCAGTTTAAGATCCAGAAGTTCTTGGAGACGAAACCGAAGCTCTTTGCGCAGGATGAACAAGAGATGATCGATCAGATCGTTGAAGGAGTACGGGATATTCTCGAGGACGCCGCGCAAGCAAAGGCGGATGGCAAACACTTACCATCCCTCGAAGAGGAACGAGAACGCCATGAAGCTTACTTGGCCAAGTTGGcgcaggagaagaaggaagcgGAAGAACTCaagaagatggaagagaCTCAGGAAGAGGAGCGTGTCATGGCTGAGATGCTCCAGCAACAAATCGACCGACAGAAACAAAAGGCCAAGGAGTCGAAGCGCCGCCCTAATGGCAACTCTCACCAGGAGCTGACCGCTAGTACAGAAACAGATGAGATGGTCGAGTTTGATCAATTTTGCAACACCACGGATAAATCGGGAAATACCATAATCTTCAAATCCGTTGCCGGCAAATGCGACCCTCGACAAGGACCTGTGTCTGTCGTTTATACAGTCAGGCCTGTCCTGGCTAACGGACAAGGCAGCTTGACTATGGCACTAAAAGAGACCATCTTGCGCAACACAAGCAAAGACTCCAAGGAGTTCAAACTTCAACTTCAGAGTCTCGAATCCAGACTCCAGGATCTCAAGACTGTGAAGCGAATTCATCACCGTCATCTAGTTGAAGTTTTGGACTTCAGGGTTCAGGCTGGGCTCGCCTCAGATCCCACTGTTGCGAATGCATGGACGATAAGTGTCCTGTCACCTTTGGCAGAGAAGGGTCCCTTGGAAGAACTATTGGAGCTTGCAGGACAAATTGAGATTGGTAAAGTCCGTTCTTGGACGCGGGACTTGCTAGATGCACTCAACTTTCTCCACAACAAGAACATTGCTCATCAAGATATCCATCCAGGGAACATTCTTCTGTTCCGAGAAGCCACAGGTGAAATCATTCCTAAAATCTCAGATGCCTGGTATCAGAGGGAAATCCACTCTATCAACTCTCATAAGTCAGGGCTTCCTGGATTACACACTGCCAAGTCTGCCTATTGGTTGCCTCCAGAGATTGCTGGCACTTCAAAACCACAGTACACCTTCAAGACTGATATTTGGGACTTTGGTGTCGTGTTTGTCCAGATGATCTTTGGCCTTGACGTGCTACGAACGTACTCGTCACCCAAGAACCTGATGGAGTCTGTCACTCTTTCTCATTCTTTACATGAACTAGTGAGCAGATTCTTTAGGGAGGACAAACAAAAGAGGCCTAGAGCCTTTGAGCTTGGATCCAGCGAGTTCTTGGCCACGGATGCACCAGTTCTCTTCGATGACACATCCGCCATCCTGTCAAGTAGCCCTGCGACTTCTTTCCAGCCCATTCCAAAATTTAGGCGCGATTCAACTACCCACCGAGGACCTTCTCTGTCAAGATACACCGAAGACTTTGTCGAAGAAGGCAGACTAGGAAAGGGGGGTTTTGGAGAAGTTGTCAAAGCAAGGAAGAAGCTCGATGGACAGATCTATGCCATCAAGAAGATCACCCAGCGGTCGCAGGCCAGCCTTAcagaaatattaaaagaggTTCGTTTGTTGTCCCAACTTAGCCATCCTGCGGTTGTTCGATACTACAACACGTGGGTCGAGGAGATTCCAGACCAGGGTGATACTGAGGATGATACTTCAACCGATTACTTTACAGAGGAGAACACTCAAGGCACTGAGTCTGCCGGTATTGATATCCAGTTCGCCACTAGTACAGGAGGTCTCGATTTCATATCATCCAACGCAGGTGTGGATTATGGGTTCGAGGAatcagatgaagatgaagacgaagacgattcTGAAGAGGAGGACACATCAGACTCCGAGGATGAGTCACCGGATGAAATGTCTATCCATCGAGTTGTATCTCCAGACAAGGAAAGGAATGCCGTGTTCCAGCGACGCGCGCGTTATCAGCGCTCTTACAGAACAATACTCTATATTTCCATGGAGTACTGTGAAAAGCGA ACTCTTAGGGATCTTATCGCTAGGAACCTTTACAAGAATACGGCAGAGATCTGGAGACTTTTCCGTCAGGTCCTCGAGGGCTTGGCTCACATCCATGGATTGAGCATTGTTCACCGAGATCTCAAGCCGGAAAACGTTTTCATCAGTAGCAGCTCGGATGGGATTGACAATGTCAAGATTGGTGATTTTGGACTTGCCACCAGCGGGCAGTTCTCAGTAGAAAAGGCCACCACGGCAAACACCCTGGAGACAGATGATATGACGAGAAGCATCGGCACAGCCTATTACTCAGCGCCTGAGGTGAGGTCGACAGTGAACGGTATATACAGCACGAAGGTGGAT ATGTATTCCTTGGGAATTATATTTTTTGAAATGTGCTATCTACCCATGATGGGCATGCAAAAAGCCGATGTTCTTGGTCAGCTTAGGCGGCCGCAACCAGTGTTACCATCAGACTTCAAGCCCGCGGAGAAGGCTCAGACCGACATTGTGTTGTCTCTTGTAAACCACAATCCGAAAGAAAGGCCATCGAGTACAGATCTTCTCAAAAGCGGGAAGCTGCCGGTTCAGATGGAGAGTGAGACTATCAGACGCACTCTTGCAGGACTCGCAGACCCTAGCTCGCCCTACTATCGCAAGATGCTTTCGACCCTCTTTGCAAAACGAATGGAACCTGCCAAGAACTATGCCTGGGATATGTCTTCGGCGAATATGAGTCCCCAGGAGTTACTCAACCAGGGTTTAGTGAAACAAGAACTGGTGTCAATCTTCCGTCGCCATGGCGCTTTGGAAACCCCTCGTGGCATCATTTATCCAAAGTCCACCCACTATGGCGATAATGCTGTTCAGCTTTTGGATCCCAATGGCAACGTGCTCCAACTTCCCTACGACCTGACTCTTGGAAATGCAAGAATAATGGCCAAGCAAACCAATGGACCGGTCGTTCAACGAACATTCACATTTGGCAACGTATTCCGTGACAAGCAGGACATGGGACAGCCGCTTATGTTTGGAGAAGTCGATTTTGATATTGTCACTACAGACACGCTGGATCTCGCCCTGAAGGAAGCGGAAGTTCTCAAGGTGATTGATGAGATCATTCACACATTCCCTTCGTTGTCTACAACAGCTATGTGTTTTCATCTTGGACACTCGGATCTGTTGCATCTTATTTTTGAGCATTGCGGAATTGAACCCGCCAGTCGAAGTGGAGCGGCAGACGTCTTGAGCAAGCTGAACATTCACAATTACACTTGGCAGAAGATTAGAATCGAGCTGCGGTCGCCAACTGTGGGTGTGTCAGCTACAAGCGTGGACGAACTTCAAAGGTTTGATTTTAGAG ACACACCGAACAAAACATTTGCGAAACTCAAAACTCTCTTTGAGGGTAGCGACATGTATCAGCGAGCCTCGCCAACTATCGCTCATCTCAAAGAAGTTGTAGAGTATTGCAAACACTTGAGTGTGGGGACAAAGGTCTACATCAATCCTCTCAACAGTTTGAAGGAGGCCTTTTACACAGGGGGCGTTCTTTTCTCCTGTCTTTACGACAAGAAGGTCAAGGATGTTTTTGCTGCCGGTGGCAGATACGATCAACTGATCAAAGAACATCGACCTAAAGTTGGCAGCCAGTTTGGCGAGCGTCACGCCGTTGGATTCAGTTTGGCGTGGGAGCGTTTAGCAAAACCCCCGAAAGCTGGTGGACGTTCATTTTTGAAGAAGGCCGAAGAAGAATCAAATGGTCTGTTCAACACTCGACGA TGTGACTGTCTTGTCGCCAGTTTCGATGCTGCTGTGCTGAGATCGTCAGGTGTTGAGATACTCCAGACTCTTTGGGCGCACGACATTAGCGCTGAGATGGCAAAAGACGCCAGGTCGCCCGAAGATTTAATGTCGAAGCACCGCGATGAAACGTATTCTTgggtcatcatcatcaaacagGACTCAATCTTGAAGATCAAGAGTATGGGGCGAAAGGATGTGCCGGATGCGGATATACCAACGACACAATTGCTAGCTTGGCTTCGTAACGAGATTCGAGAACGCGATTCAAGGTCGGTCGTGAAGCTCCGAGGCAACAGCACTGCGGACTCCAGCTCGGGTGACAAAGAATCTGAGCAGGAAGTCCGTGTATTGGTGGCACAAACGCGGAGCAAAAAGTTCAACCGCAGAACGGTTGTGGAACAAGCGCAGGTCAGTGCGAGCAGCCTGGTGCGATCTTTCCTCGAAGGGCCGGTCTTGGCTATTGAGACAACAGATCAGGTTATGGACCTGATGCGCGAGACATGTCTCTCGGAACCCGATGGCTGGCGACAGGTTGAACACTCGGTTACAACTACGGAGAAGAAGTACATACGGGAGATTCATGACCAGTTGGACACCTGGCGATATACGTATGAAAAGAAGAACGGGTCACGGCACGCGTTCCTCTACAACTTTCGCTCAGGCAACTGTGTATACTATGACCTAGGTGCATGA
- a CDS encoding hypothetical protein (BUSCO:48534at5125) yields the protein MAHKRLMQELMPLQKEKWVDIETDDSNLLRWKLGLWVVNPDSVWHGAYLKAEMKFPNDYPYQPPTFKFLTRNICHPNVYTDGNLCISILHKPGEDEQSGELASERWNVLHGVESVLRSVLLLLDDPEINSPANVDASVLYRDNKTDYNRRAKEIVDKSQKDIPAGSRMPTASELTTAPQKPVDDDADFWNMSDEELDFGGSDSEEDMEDFDDDDEDDDDVRDRN from the exons ATGGCGCACAAGCGACTTATGCAAGAGCTCATGCCCCTTCAGAAGGAGAAGTGGGTTGACATCGAG ACCGACGATTCAAACCTCCTTCGCTGGAAACTAGGCCTCTGGGTCGTCAACCCCGACAGCGTCTGGCACGGTGCCTATCTCAAGGCCGAGATGAAGTTCCCCAACGATTACCCATACCAGCCTCCCACTTTCAAGTTCCTGACAAGGAATATCTGCCACCCCAACGTTTACACCGATGGTAACCTCTGCATTTCCATCCTCCACAAACCGGGTGAAGATGAGCAATCAGGTGAGCTGGCTAGTGAGCGTTGGAATGTTCTTCACGGCGTCGAGTCTGTTCTCCGATCCGTTCTGCTCCTACTCGATGATCCCGAGATCAACTCCCCTGCAAACGTCGACGCGAGCGTCCTCTACCGTGACAACAAAACCGATTATAATAGGCGGGCAAAGGAAATCGTTGATAAGTCTCAGAAGGACATACCAGCAGGCTCCCGAATGCCCACCGCCTCCGAACTCACCACCGCACCACAAAAGCCAGTCGACGATGACGCCGATTTTTGGAACATGTCCGACGAGGAATTGGATTTTGGCGGCAGCGATAGTGAGGAGGATATGGAGGATttcgatgacgacgatgaagacgacgacgatgttAGAGACCGGAATTAG
- a CDS encoding hypothetical protein (BUSCO:8813at5125), giving the protein MASMDPSEAEIDMVIDFCGLTKPDRDLVIQALKLNNRDAQKVIDQFFNDGREKFRSRYQKIWDDSVFSADRDGGTNNTGISFHVESSDHSVIQGVTPPPESHIYGAPSRPPSRSNNRSPLGTMVDWTAAHVPGVPNSQAQEDDDMKRALFESAQEAGVSVPQQETGLTGPSEPAPIQFGPANRESYNTADWAMVPTGPANKETSVDVPLASKRKREPGAPAMLVVGNTQNHDHRLGGLVTIMHEIPIARNVLLNIGDLSATYNYNKNWWKGEEILSPELSARMQTDGSLNDSNDVGFQEEIHRLMAFLDSTERGHGSIVVLADYMQSHGPGREKLFYEMLGQRHMETIRPIMQVASLALFYGDTLEEDATFGLLEIEHTRDEYKCIKTLYEALDHVMWSDTLGSETINQDSKVAFFKEMGEVLVLDIAGDGPNDPIEIPQELYPEKYMMSRKDEARRIQYGWRQTKKEMVRLEKEKEQLDRLAETWVIDKAKTKSDLLKRSAEQWEGYKSYLDGLGKFRALEKSGFDTNKYPDYHQAVPDRDDVAKEQYQTVEEVIQYSKKLLESLDKRMKDLDAEIEQVERKQRALGRLLTMPNKPGRLEPMTCKKYLLRGVATSPHIIYVCRREEEDLIELDEEESKPTDQWWRLAYTPYGDESATRAEKLDIEQVLKEMWNDTKKPLLVYATEEALKAPKQRLPPQLERFVKLDNKAFRQELAEEESMAEVKTTPTFDPISPSKRKHRADSVGSMDSNRASIGSDGRNGWDNPFEDQDDGIVTEMKDYGDSSDYIHSSDLLDNDPPTLPARPETSTASTTEPPSATLTPNTVGADYTDSALSVSEEPRSPEMQEKSKLPPFMSMSRTPSERKESANLIDIDMDMSDEKLETS; this is encoded by the exons ATGGCGTCCATGGATCCTTCTGAGGCGGAGATTGATATGGTGATTGACTTTTGCGGTCTGACCAAACCAGATCGCGACTTGGTTATACAAGCCCTGAAG CTCAATAACCGCGATGCCCAAAAAGTTATTGACCAGTTTTTTAATGATGGACGGGAAAAA TTTCGTTCAAGGTATCAAAAGATCTGGGACGACTCGGTATTCAGTGCAGATAGAGACGGCGGTACCAACAATACTGGGATTT CCTTTCACGTTGAATCCTCTGATCATTCCGTTATTCAAGGCGTAACTCCTCCGCCAGAGTCTCACATATATGGTGCCCCCTCGAGACCTCCTTCCCGATCAAACAATCGATCTCCCTTGGGTACGATGGTGGACTGGACTGCGGCACATGTGCCCG GTGTCCCAAACAGCCAGGCCCAGGAAGATGACGACATGAAACGAGCCCTTTTCGAGTCGGCGCAAGAAGCTGGCGTATCAGTACCACAACAAGAAACCGGCCTTACAGGACCCTCGGAACCTGCGCCAATCCAGTTTGGTCCAGCCAACCGCGAATCCTACAATACAGCAGACTGGGCAATGGTCCCCACCGGCCCAGCCAACAAAGAGACTTCTGTGGATGTGCCTCTAGCATCAAAAAGAAAGCGGGAGCCGGGCGCTCCCGCAATGTTGGTGGTGGGCAATACGCAGAATCATGATCACCGACTCGGCGGACTTGTCACGATCATGCATGAAATTCCCATAGCGAGAAACGTCCTGCTCAATATCGGCGACTTGTCTGCAACATACAACTACAACAAAAACTGGTGGAAAGGTGAAGAGATCTTATCGCCAGAGCTTTCGGCAAGGATGCAGACAGACGGGAGCTTGAATGATTCTAATGACGTTGGGTTTCAGGAGGAAATTCACCGTCTAATGGCATTTCTGGACTCCACCGAGCGTGGGCATGGCTCAATAGTTGTGCTGGCGGATTACATGCAATCCCATGGTCCTGGCAGGGAGAAACTGTTTTACGAGATGCTTGGCCAGAGGCACATGGAAACAATCCGACCGATCATGCAGGTGGCTTCTCTTGCATTGTTCTATGGCGACACGTTGGAAGAAGACGCCACTTTTGGTCTGCTCGAGATAGAGCACACACGTGATGAGTACAAGTGTATCAAGACCTTATATGAGGCACTTGACCATGTGATGTGGAGCGATACATTAGGGTCCGAAACGATTAACCAAGACTCCAAGGTGGCTTTTTTCAAGGAGATGGGTGAAGTTTTGGTACTCGACATCGCTGGCGACGGACCGAACGACCCAATAGAAATACCACAGGAATTATACCCAGAAAAATACATGATGTCGCGGAAAGACGAAGCCCGCCGCATCCAGTACGGTTGGCGCCAGACCAAAAAAGAAATGGTACGCcttgaaaaggaaaaggaacaacTTGATCGCCTGGCCGAGACCTGGGTCATCGACAAAGCCAAGACAAAATCCGACCTCTTGAAAAGGTCAGCAGAGCAGTGGGAAGGTTATAAGAGCTATCTCGATGGGCTTGGGAAGTTCCGAGCGTTGGAGAAGTCTGGATTTGATACAAACAAGTACCCCGACTATCACCAGGCTGTTCCCGATCGTGATGACGTCGCGAAAGAACAGTACCAGACGGTTGAGGAGGTGATTCAGTACTCGAAGAAGCTGCTTGAAAGTCTTGACAAGAGGATGAAAG ATCTTGATGCTGAAATAGAACAGGTCGAGAGGAAGCAGAGAGCACTGGGACGGCTTCTGACTATGCCAAACAAGCCAGGTCGTCTGGAGCCTATGACCTGCAAAAAGTATCTGCTGCGTGGAGTGGCCACATCTCCTCATATAATATATGTTTGTCGGCGTGAAGAAGAGGACTTGATAGAATTGGACGAAGAAGAGAGCAAGCCAACTGACCAATGGTGGAGACTAGCTTATACTCCTTATGGGGATGAATCGGCCACCAGGGCAGAG AAGCTGGATATCGAGCAAGTGCTCAAGGAGATGTGGAACGATACCAAAAAGCCATTGCTCGTATATGCCACCGAAGAGGCCCTCAAAGCTCCCAAGCAACGCCTTCCACCTCAGCTTGAGCGATTTGTCAAGTTGGACAACAAAGCCTTTCGGCAAGAATTGGCCGAGGAAGAGTCAATGGCTGAGGTCAAGACAACACCGACCTTTGATCCCATCTCACCTTCTAAGAGAAAACACCGAGCCGACAGCGTTGGGTCAATGGACAGCAACCGTGCATCGATTGGAAGCGATGGTAGAAACGGATGGGACAACCCGTTCGAGGATCAGGATGATGGTATAGTTACTGAGATGAAGGACTATGGCGATTCGTCAGACTATATCCATAGTTCAGATCTTCTTGATAACGACCCTCCCACGCTCCCAGCTCGACCTGAGACCTCGACCGCGTCCACGACAGAGCCACCGTCGGCTACCCTGACGCCTAACACAGTTGGCGCCGACTACACGGACAGCGCTCTGTCTGTGTCAGAGGAGCCTCGAAGTCCAGAAATGCAAGAGAAGTCTAAGCTGCCCCCTTTCATGTCGATGTCGAGAACCCCATCTGAAAGAAAAGAGTCGGCCAATCTGATAGACATTGACATGGACATGTCAgatgagaagctcgagacATCCTGA
- a CDS encoding hypothetical protein (BUSCO:44258at5125) codes for MVKETKLYDTLNVKPEASQDEIKKGYKKAALKWHPDKNKNSPDAAEKFKECSQAYEILSDPEKRKIYDQYGLEFLLRGGTAQPESGAGAGGNPFAAGGMPGGFNFEGGMPGGGTRTFHFNTGGGGAGFGFSNPEDIFAEFMRNGAGGMHGGVDDDDIAGMFGGFGGAPRSRASRARSGFEGRPRETTPEVTTVERPLPLTLEELFNGVTKKMKIKRKTFDDSTQKRVQTDQILEVPIKPGLKKGSKIKFNGVGDQVEGGRQDLHFIVEEKEHPLYKREDNDLVHTVTLDLKEALTGWRRTVTTIDGRQLNLEKGGPTQPNSEERYPGLGMPISKKPGQRGDFVVKYKINFPSSLTADQKQKLREIL; via the exons ATGGTCAAGGAGACAAAGCTCTACGATACCCTTAACGTCAAGCCTGAGGCTTCTCAGGACGAGATTAAGAAGGGATACAA GAAAGCAGCCTTGAAATGGCATCcagacaagaacaagaacagcCCCGATGCGGCTGAAAAGTTCAAAGAATGCTCTCAAGCATACGAGATTCTCTCCGACCCCGAAAAGCGCAAGATTTATGATCAATATGGTCTCGAATTTCTCCTACGTGGTGGTACCGCTCAACCTGAAAGCGGTGCCGGTGCCGGTGGCAACCCCTTTGCCGCTGGAGGTATGCCTGGCGGATTCAACTTTGAAGGCGGTATGCCTGGTGGAGGCACCCGGACTTTCCACTTCAACaccggcggcggcggcgctGGCTTTGGTTTCAGCAACCCCGAAGACATCTTTGCCGAGTTCATGCGCAACGGAGCCGGTGGTATGCatggcggcgttgatgatgatgacataGCAGGCATGTTTGGCGGGTTCGGCGGAGCTCCTCGCAGCCGTGCTTCGCGCGCGCGATCAGGCTTTGAGGGACGACCCAGGGAAACAACGCCCGAGGTCACAACCGTTGAGCGACCTCTACCTCTGACTCTCGAGGAGTTGTTCAATGGTGTTaccaagaagatgaagattaAGCGTAAGACGTTTGATGATTCTACCCAGAAGCGGGTGCAGACCGACCAAATTCTCGAAGTCCCCATCAAGCCTGGTCTGAAGAAGGGCTCCAAGATCAAGTTCAACGGAGTCGGCGATCAAGTTGAGGGAGGTCGCCAAGATCTTCACTTCATTGTCGAAGAG AAGGAACACCCTCTCTACAAGCGCGAGGACAACGACCTCGTCCATACCGTCACCCTGGACCTCAAGGAGGCTCTAACCGGGTGGCGACGAACAGTGACTACGATCGATGGCCGACAGCTGAACCTAGAGAAGGGAGGCCCTACTCAGCCCAACAGCGAGGAGCGTTATCCCGGCCTCGGCATGCCGATTTCGAAGAAACCAGGCCAGCGAGGCGACTTTGTTGTCAAGTACAAGATCAACTTCCCATCAAGTTTGACTGCCGACCAGAAGCAGAAGCTGAGGGAGATTCTATAG
- a CDS encoding hypothetical protein (BUSCO:42643at5125), with amino-acid sequence MPEINTLLFDCDNTLVLSEELAFEACAGLINEICESRQVDMRFTGETLIKEFVGQNFRGMLTTLQKNYNIDISPEDLETYVRKEEDAVIAKLKEALKPCVGVDEQLEKLAASGKYTMSVVSSSALRRVRASIQKVGQDKYFPGDVVFSAATSLEKPTSKPDPAIYLHALDKLGKKAEEAVAIEDSKSGTLSGTRAGIKVIGYVGPYAEDKQAEMEQTLRDAGAVVIMRDWSEFPTALQKIEAGEV; translated from the exons ATGCCTGAG ATCAACACCCTCCTGTTCGACTGCGACAACACCCTCGTCCTCTCTGAGGAGCTCGCCTTTGAGGCTTGCGCTGGTCTCATTAACGAGATCTGCGAGTCTCGCCAGGTTGACATGCGATTCACTGGCGAGACTCTCATTAAAGAGTTTGTCGGCCAAAACTTCCGTGGCATGCTCACCACCCTCCAAAAGAACTACAACATCGACATCTCCCCCGAGGACCTCGAGACCTACGTCCGAAAGGAGGAAGACGCCGTCAtcgccaagctcaaggaaGCCCTCAAGCCTTgcgttggtgttgatgagcaGCTCGAGAAGCTTGCTGCTTCCGGAAAGTACACAATGTCCGTTGTCTCTTCCTCGGCTCTTCGACGAGTCCGTGCTTCCATCCAGAAGGTTGGCCAGGACAAGTACTTCCCTGGCGACGTTGTCTTCTCTGCTGCCACAAGTCTCGAGAAGCCTACCAGCAAGCCTGACCCCGCCATTTACCTCCACGCTCTAGACAAGCTCGGCaagaaggccgaggaggcAGTTGCCATTGAGGACAGCAAGAGCGGTACTCTCAGTGGTACCCGTGCTGGAATCAAGGTCATCGGTTACGTCGGCCCTTATGCTGAGGACAAGCAGGCCGAGATGGAACAGACTCTAAGAGACGCCGGTGCTGTTGTCATCATGCGTGACTGGTCCGAGTTCCCCACTGCTTTGCAAAAGATTGAGGCTGGTGAGGTTTAG